ACCGGGGCGTGGCGAATCGGACACCGGCGCGTTCCCGCCGCCGGGTCAGTTCGCCGGCGGCGCTGCCCCCGGGCATGGCCGCCGCCGGGGTGCGGGCGGCCGGGGTGGGCTCAGGTGGGTTCCAGGCCCTTGCCGCGCAGCCAGGCCAGCGGGTCGACGGGCGAGCCGCCGCCGGGGCGCACCTCGAAGTGCAGGTGCGGTCCCGTGGAGGTGCCGGAGTTGCCCGAGTAGGCGATCACGGTCCCCGCCTGCACGGTGCCCGAGGTGAAGATGGTGCTGTCGAGGTGCGCGTACCAGGTCTCCGTGCCGTCCGGGGCGGTCAGGATGGCCATGGTCCCGTAGCTGGGGTGGAACTGGGTGCTGATGGTGCCGTCCGTGGCGGCCCGCACCGACGTTCCGTAGCTGACGGGGAAGTCGATGCCGGTGTGCGTGGACATCCAGTTGATGCCCGACTGGCCGAAGGTGGCGCTGAGTCCCCGCTGCTCCACCGGCAGGAAGAACTTGGGCCGTGCCGCCTCGGCCGCCGCGGCAGCGGCGGCGGCTGCCTCGGCCTCCGCCTCCTGCTGCGCCTCAAGGTCGATGCGCCCCTGGGTGCGGCTGGCCCGGTCGCTGTAGTCGTCCACCGCCTCCGTCAGGCCGGCGAGCTGGCTGTCGAGCTGCTGGTTGGCGGCGACCGGATGGACGTCGGCCGGGTCGGGCGCGGCGACGGGCGCCGGAGTCTCGTTCACCGGCTCCGACTCGTTGACGGTCGCGGCCGTGGCGACGGCGGTCACGCCGAGGACGGCGAGGGAGGGGGCGGCCACGCTCAGGAACGCCGACCGCCTCGGCCGCGCGGAACGGCGCCTGCCCCCGCGCCGCTGCGGCCGGCCGGCCGTCGCGTCCTCGTCGGCGGCGTCGGCGGCGTCGGCGTTGTCGGCGGTGACAGCGGCGACGGGGATGCCGGCGGTGTCCGCCGGGTCGTACCGCGGTTCCTCGTGCGCCTCGTCCAGGACGAGGGCGCCCTCGGCCGGGTGGGCTGCCGGGTCCTGCGACTCGTGAACGCCGACGCCGACGCCGTGGCCGGGGTCGTGGCCGAGGTCGTCGGGGCCCTGGCCGGTGCCGTACCCCGCCCCGTAGCCGGCGCCGTCCCCGCCCGGCGCGTCCCCGGCGTAGCCGGGCAGCGGCGGCTCGGGGGCGGCGGCCTGCGGCGCGCCCTGCGCGGGGAACGCCGCGGCGTACGCCGCGTCCGGCCCGGCGGGGGTTTCGTGAAGATCTGGGAACGCGTGGCCCGCGTCGCCCCAGCCGCCCGGCGCGTGGGCGTCGCCGCCGTACCACTGGTGCTGCTGGGCGGGCTGCGCGGCGGTGTCCCAGGCGTGGACGTCCTGCTGGTACCCGGTCTGCTCGTGGTGGCCGGCCGGCCCGCCGTAGGCGGCATAGGTGTCGTAGGCGTCGTAGGCGGCGTGCGCCTCCCGGTGGCCGTGGCCCGGGGCGATCACGTCGTGTGCGGCGTAGGAGTCGTAGCCGGAATAATCCGTGAGCCCGGAGGGTTCCGACAGCAGACGATCGCTCACCGACAATGCCTTTCGGCTCGACAACAGGGACCGGGATTCCCCGCCTCCTGCGGTTCGAGCGGTGACTGTACCCGGGGGTACGCGGCGGCCACAATCTTTCCCGGGCTGTTCCCAGGTTTCCGAGGACCCTAAGCGGGCAATAGGCCGATTTTCGGCGGGAGTCGCCATGGTTACCGCACGTCGTGTTCGATATTAGTTCGAATTCATCCTCCGCCTCGGCGCCCGGTGGGCGCGGAGTGATTTCCCGTCGGGGCTGTTCCCCCGCCCGCGCGGTGGGGGATCCTGAAGTCAACGTGCGTTAACTCGTATCCGCCGGGAGGCTGGCAATGGGTGTGTCGGGTCCGATCCGCGTCGTGGTGGCCAAGCCCGGGCTCGACGGCCACGACCGGGGGGCGAAGGTCATCGCCCGCGCGCTGCGCGACGCGGGGATGGAGGTCATCTACACGGGGCTGCACCAGACGCCGGAGCAGATCGTCGACACCGCGATCCAGGAGGACGCCGACGCGATCGGCCTGTCGATCCTCTCCGGCGCGCACAACACACTCTTCGCCCGCGTGATCGAGCTGCTGCGGGAGCGCGACGCGGAGGACGTGCTCCTCTTCGGCGGCGGCATCATCCCCGAGGCGGACATCGCCCCTCTGAAAGCGGCGGGAGTGGCCGAGATCTTCACGCCCGGCGCCTCGACGGGCGAGGTGGTCGCGTGGGTGCGCGGGGCCCTGGCCGAACCGGGGTCAGGGCCCGCGGAAGCCGCGGGGCCCGTGCGCGGCGGGGATGTGTGACAGGACTCACCACGTTGGGGTGACCCAGGATTCAAGCCCCCCGCCGGGGCCCGGATACGCTCGACTCCGGACTTGCCGCGTGCTTCGACGTCGCCTCGCAACGCGGCCACGCGGCACGCCCACGCTGACAACGACCGCGAGACACTGATTGAGGGACGGACGCGCGTGGACCTGTTCGAGTATCAGGCGAGGGACCTCTTCGCCAAGCATGGCGTACCGGTGCTGGCCGGCGAAGTCATCGACACGCCCGAGGCGGCGCGCGAGGCGACCGAGCGGCTCGGCGGTCGCGCGGTCGTCAAGGCGCAGGTGAAGACCGGCGGACGCGGCAAGGCCGGCGGGGTCAAGCTGGCCTCGGACCCGGAGGACGCGGTCGCCAAGGCCGGCGCCATCCTGGGCATGGACATCAAGGGCCACACCGTCCACCGCGTCATGCTGGCCCAGACGGCGGACATCGCCGATGAGTACTACGTCTCCTTCCTCCTCGACCGCACCAACCGGACGTTCCTCGCCATGGCGTCCGTCGAGGGCGGCGTGGAGATCGAGGAGGTCGCGGCCAACAACCCCGAGGCGCTGGCGAAGATCCCCGTCGACGCGGTCGAGGGGGTCACCGAGGCCAAGGCGCGCGAGATCACCGAGGCGGCGCGGTTCCCCGCGGAGATCGCCGACCAGGTGGTCGACGTCCTTCAGCGGCTGTGGACCGTCTTCGTCGAGGAGGACGCGCTGCTGGTGGAGGTCAACCCGCTGGTGAAGACCGGTGACGGCCGGATCGTCGCGCTCGACGGGAAGGTGTCGCTCGACGCCAACGCCGAGTTCCGCCAGCCGGAGCACGCCGCCCTTGAGGACACGGCCGCGGCGAACCCGCTGGAGGCCGCGGCCAAGGAGCGCGGCCTCAACTACGTGAAGCTCGACGGCGGTTCCGTCGGCATCATCGGCAACGGCGCGGGGCTGGTCATGAGCACCCTGGACGTCGTCGCCTACGCGGGCGAGGCGCACGGCGGCGTGAAGCCGGCCAACTTCCTCGACATCGGCGGCGGCGCCTCCGCCGAGGTGATGGCCAACGGTCTGGAGATCATCCTCGGCGACCCCGAGGTGCGGTCCGTCTTCGTCAACGTCTTCGGCGGCATCACCGCGTGCGACGCCGTGGCGAACGGCATCGTGCAGGCCCTGGAGCTGCTGAAGTCCAAGGGCGAGGACGTGCGCAAGCCGCTGGTGGTCCGGCTCGACGGCAACAACGCCGAGCTGGGGCGCAAGATCCTCACCGACGCCGACCACCCGCTCGTCGAGCAGGTGGACACCATGGACGGAGCGGCCGACCGCGCCGCCGAGCTGGCCGCCAAGTAACGCGGAGTAAAGGACACCGACTCACACCATGGCTATCTTCCTCACCAAGGAGAGCAAGGTCATCGTCCAGGGGATGACCGGCTCGGAAGGCCAGAAGCACACGCGGCGGATGCTGGCGGCGGGCACCAACATCGTCGGCGGCGTCAACCCGCGCAAGGCCGGCCAGACCGTCGACTTCGACGGCACCGAGGTGCCCGTCTTCGGCGGCGTCAAGGAGGCCGTCGAGGCCACCGGCGCCGACGTGACGGTCATCTTCGTCCCGGAGAAGTTCACCAAGGACGCCGTCATCGAGGCCATCGAC
Above is a genomic segment from Streptomyces marincola containing:
- the sucC gene encoding ADP-forming succinate--CoA ligase subunit beta, which gives rise to MDLFEYQARDLFAKHGVPVLAGEVIDTPEAAREATERLGGRAVVKAQVKTGGRGKAGGVKLASDPEDAVAKAGAILGMDIKGHTVHRVMLAQTADIADEYYVSFLLDRTNRTFLAMASVEGGVEIEEVAANNPEALAKIPVDAVEGVTEAKAREITEAARFPAEIADQVVDVLQRLWTVFVEEDALLVEVNPLVKTGDGRIVALDGKVSLDANAEFRQPEHAALEDTAAANPLEAAAKERGLNYVKLDGGSVGIIGNGAGLVMSTLDVVAYAGEAHGGVKPANFLDIGGGASAEVMANGLEIILGDPEVRSVFVNVFGGITACDAVANGIVQALELLKSKGEDVRKPLVVRLDGNNAELGRKILTDADHPLVEQVDTMDGAADRAAELAAK
- a CDS encoding cobalamin B12-binding domain-containing protein, with the translated sequence MGVSGPIRVVVAKPGLDGHDRGAKVIARALRDAGMEVIYTGLHQTPEQIVDTAIQEDADAIGLSILSGAHNTLFARVIELLRERDAEDVLLFGGGIIPEADIAPLKAAGVAEIFTPGASTGEVVAWVRGALAEPGSGPAEAAGPVRGGDV
- a CDS encoding M23 family metallopeptidase; amino-acid sequence: MSDRLLSEPSGLTDYSGYDSYAAHDVIAPGHGHREAHAAYDAYDTYAAYGGPAGHHEQTGYQQDVHAWDTAAQPAQQHQWYGGDAHAPGGWGDAGHAFPDLHETPAGPDAAYAAAFPAQGAPQAAAPEPPLPGYAGDAPGGDGAGYGAGYGTGQGPDDLGHDPGHGVGVGVHESQDPAAHPAEGALVLDEAHEEPRYDPADTAGIPVAAVTADNADAADAADEDATAGRPQRRGGRRRSARPRRSAFLSVAAPSLAVLGVTAVATAATVNESEPVNETPAPVAAPDPADVHPVAANQQLDSQLAGLTEAVDDYSDRASRTQGRIDLEAQQEAEAEAAAAAAAAAEAARPKFFLPVEQRGLSATFGQSGINWMSTHTGIDFPVSYGTSVRAATDGTISTQFHPSYGTMAILTAPDGTETWYAHLDSTIFTSGTVQAGTVIAYSGNSGTSTGPHLHFEVRPGGGSPVDPLAWLRGKGLEPT